Within Metabacillus sp. KUDC1714, the genomic segment AAGCACAAATGCACACACTAATAAATATGGTATTTATTTATCAACCGGATCAACGGAGGATGAAATCTTTGAAGAGGTCACCTCTATGGTTCAAGGAAGACGAGTTGACGGAATTGTTCTCCTATATTCTCGGGTGAACGATAAAACGATGAAATTTTTACAAGAAGCAGATTTTCCTTTTACAGTAGTTGGAAGGCCTGATGAAAATGAAGAACGAGTTACGTATGTAGATAACGATAATATTTTTATTACAAAACAAATTACGAATTATTTAATCAAGTTAGGCCATAAGAATATTGCCTTTGTTGGTGGTAGTCTAGACTTTGTTGTCACAATTGATCGATTAAATGGTTTCAAATTAGCTCTAAGTGAAGCAGGAATTCCATTCAATGATGAATACTTAGTCAATGAAGAGTTAATAAAAGAAAATGGTAAGAAAGCTATTACCGCACTCATGAATTTGCAGTCACCACCAACAGGGCTCGTTACTCAGGATGATTTAATAGCTTATGAAATAATTAGTCACCTTGAAGATATGAAGATTCGTGTTCCTGATGATGTATCAATTGTTAGCTTTAATAATTTATTGCTTTCTGAGCATTCAAAGCCATCAATTACGTCAGTTGATATAGCGATTTATCAACTTGGATTTGAGGCAGCAAAGTGTTTAATTGAAATCATAAAAAACCCGGATTTGTTACCTAGGCGGATTACAATTCCTACGAAAATCATTGAGCGTAAATCTTGTGCAAATAATAAGAATATCCCAATGTAACAGATATATATATTGAAAATTTTGAGAGTAGATAACTGAACCCATTCGTAAGAAAGAGAGGAAACAATAAATGAAAAAAGTATGGTGGAAAGAAGCAGTCGCATACCAGGTCTATCCTAGAAGTTTTATGGATTCTAATGGTGATGGTATCGGTGATTTGCAAGGCATGATTTCAAAATTAGATTATATAAAAGATTTAGGAATTGATGTCATTTGGATTTGTCCAATGTACAAATCACCTAATGATGATAATGGTTATGATATTAGCGATTATCAAGATATTATGGGTGATTTTGGAACAATGGCAGACTTTGATCAATTATTAGAGGAAGTTCATAATCGCGGGATGAAGCTCATTATTGACTTGGTTATTAACCATACGAGTGATGAACACCCATGGTTTATTGAATCTCGTTCATCCAAAGATGATCCTAAACGTGATTGGTATATCTGGCAAGATGGTAAGGACGGCAAGGAACCTAATAACTGGGAAAGTATTTTTAGTGGTTCTGCTTGGAAATATGATGAAAAAACCCAACAATATTATCTTCACCTCTTTTCAACAAAGCAACCAGATCTTAATTGGCGAAACAAAGAGGTGAGAAATTCTTTATACGAAATGATTAATTGGTGGCTTGATAAAGGGATTGATGGGTTCCGTGTTGATGCAATTAGTCACATTAATAAAGAAGAAGGCTTAGAGGATATGCCAAATGAGAAGGGACTAAAATATGTTCCATCTTTTGATAAGCATATGAATGTAAGTGGAATTCATAAATATCTTCAAGAATTAAAGGAAGAAACCTTTTCTAAATACGATATTATGACAGTTGGAGAAGCAAATGGCGTGAAAGCAGAGGATAAAGAAGACCTTGACGAGTGGGTAGGTGAAGAAAAAGGAAAATTCAACATGGTGTTCCAATTTGAGCATTTATCGTTATGGGATGCAGGTAAAAAGAAAAAGCTAGACATTGTTGAATTGAAAAATGTTTTATCAAAATGGCAAAAAGGTCTTGAAAACAAAGGATGGAATGCGCTTTTTATCGAAAATCATGATCAACCACGCAGAGTATCTACCTGGGGAAATGATACTCGATATTGGTTTGAAAGTGCAACTGCACTTGGGGCGATGTACTTCCTTATGCAAGGAACACCGTTTATCTATCAAGGACAAGAAATTGGAATGACGAATGTAAAGTTTAATTCCATTGAAGATTACAATGATGTTGCAGATAAAAATATGTACCGAATTAAACGTGAGGAAGGCGTGGCACATGGGGATATTATGGATGTAATCTGGTCTTCAAGTCGCGATAATTCAAGAACACCGATGCAATGGTCATCAGAGCAAAATGCAGGTTTTACAACTGGAAAACCATGGCTTGGTGTGAATGAGAACTTTAAAGAAATAAATGTAGAAAATCAACTTCAAGATGAGTCATCAGTGCTTCATTTTTATAAAAAAATGATACAACTTAAGAAGAAAAATGAAGTATTCACCTATGGAAACTATAATTTGATTCTTGATGATCATCCGCAAATTTATGCGTACACACGTACAATGGATAATGACAAGGTTGTTGTGTTCTCAAATCTATCGGAGGAAATAGCGACTTGGGATGATGTATTGGATTTCTCTGTAGGTTCAGATGACTTATTGCTAGCAAATCATGCTGTACTTGACCACGACTTAGTTAGTAAGTTTACTCTAAAACCATATGAAACTAGAGTATATCGAATTAAAAACTGATTGATTTAATGAAGGTGTATCACATTTAGTGGTATGCCTTTTTAATATGGTATTGGAATTAAAATTATTTTTAGAAAATTATGTAAAAAGTCCTCTTGTTAAAAATAATGAAACTAGTTACAATGAAACTAATTATATTAGTTTTAAAACTAATTAGATTAAAGGGGAGATTTTTTATGAAATTATCAAAGGAAGAAACTGTATATCAACTTACATTTTTACCAGGCTTTTTTCCAGTGAATTGTTTCGTAATTGAAGAGCAAACGGAGCTTACGCTAATTGATACAGGGATACCGAGCAGTTACAAAGGAATTTTACATGTAATTGAAAAACTTGATAAGCCACTTACGAACATTTTATTAACACATTCACATGTAGATCATGTTGGTGCCTTAGATGAATTGAAAAGTAAATTCCCTCATGTCCCTGTTTCCATCTCTACTCGTGAAAGTCGGTTACTAAAAGGGGATAAAACATTAGACAGAAATGAGTCGCAAATACCAATCAAAGGCGGAGTTCCTAAAAGTCTTAAAACAACACAAGCTGATTGTCTGCTAGAAGAAGGTGACCGCATTGGATCATTACAGGTTATCGCAACTCCAGGTCATACGCCCGGCTCAATCTCTTTCTTTGATACTCGTAACCAAGCAATAATTGTCGGTGATGCGATGCAGACAAGAGGAGGAACCGCGGTAAGCGGCCAAATTGTTCCACTTTTTCCGTTTCCTGCATTTGGCACATGGGACAAAGAACTATCAATTGAAAGTGTAAAAAAGATTGAAAAATTAAAACCTAGCTTATTGGCAGTAGGACATGGAGAAATGATAAAAAAACCAGAACTCCTTATCCAAAAGGCTATTCAGAAAGCAGAAAAAAATGTTGCAACAGCCACGAAATAAAGAAAGGTTGATTAGAATGGCACCAAGAATCGGACTTAATTTACAAACAATCTTACAAACAGCTACTCAAATTGCTAATGAAGAGGGTGTTGAAGCTATAACATTAGCAACATTGGCAAAAAAACTATCGGTACGACCACCATCTTTGTACAACCACATTGATGGCTTAACTGGTCTGCGAAGAAAATTAGCTATACACGGAATGGATGATCTTTATAGCAAGCTAACTCAAGCTGCGATTGGAAGATCAAAGGATGAAGCAGTCCATGCAATTGCGGATGCTTATGTTGCATTTGTAAGGGATCAACCTGGATTATATGAGATAACAATTAGTACATCTGCTCTGGAAGATACAGAGATTCAATTAGCAGGTCAAAGAATCGTTGATTTAACAATTCAAGTGTTAAATGGATACGGTTTAGAAGAAAATGCAGCGCTTCATGCTGTTCGTGGATTAAGGAGCATTTTGCACGGATTTTCTTCTCTTGAACAAAAGGGTGGGTTTGGTTTGCCTCTTGACCTTGATATTAGCCTCCATTTATTAATTGACAGTTTTTTAGCTGGAATTGACAAGATGAAAAAAGATTCATAACGTAACACTGTAATGGGGGAGCTTGGAATGCTTTTATTAAAAGCTAGTAATTTAGGATTTCGGTTTGTTTTAGAACTATGTGCATTAGCAGCACTTGGTTATTGGGGTTTTAAAGCAGGTCATGGTATCCTTTTGAAGGTTATATTAGGGCTTGGAACACCATTAGCAGCTGCAACTCTTTGGGGATTGTTCGGCTCTCCGGCTGCACCCTTCAAAGTCGGTGTCCCAATTAGACTATTATTAGAGATTGTGATCAATGGTGCAGCAGCTTTCGCATTATATGCTTCAGGCAAAGCTTCATTAGCTGGCACTTTTATTGTTGTCGTTATTATTAATAAAGTCCTAATGATTGTTTGGGAACAGTGAAGAAGAATAGGGAAATTTGATGGATTTTGTCGAATAGTCGATAAAATGAAAAAATCGAAGATAAATCATCAAATTCGAAGATAAATTAATAAAATCGAAGATAAAAGACCCATAATCGTAGATGAAAATTTATCTTAAACCTCTCATTATATAAAATGCTTTCCTTGTGCATGTCCATCTAGGGCTATGATAAGATAAATGGATCGACATGAAAGGAAGGTTTGGCATGAATCAACAAGATTTTACAAATGGAAAGATTGTAAAGCAAATCTGGTTTTTCTCACTGCCAATTATGCTTACAAACTTGTTGCAAGTATCCTATCAATTTATCGATAGCTTGTGGGTTGGTAATCTTCTTGGTGCAAATGCTCTAGGGGCTATTGCCGTTTCTAGTACGGTGATTTTTACAATTTTATCGTTCATTATTGGAATAAATAACGCAACTTTAACGATTCTATCACAGCAAAAAGGTCAAGGGAATGAGAGTGGGCTTAAAAGCTATATTAATGCATTTGTTGTGATATTAACTATTTTATCTGTATTGTTAGGTATCATCGGCTATATCTTTTCTGAGATGATCGTAGAACTTCTTGGTACTCCTCAATCAATGATCAAAGAGGCAACGGCGTATCTTCAAATCAATTTCATCGGAATCTTATTTTTATTTGGCTACAATTTCATCGGTACAGTCTTAAGGGCACTAGGTGATAGTAAAACACCGATTCGATATGTTGTTATTGCAGTTATTTTAAATGCGCTTCTCGATCCAATATATCTGTTTGTATTCAAGCTTGGAATTGAAGGTGCAGCCTATGCAACGATCCTTTCGCAAGGTATTGCTTTTTTATATGGTATTTTCGATACGATGAAGCGAACGCTTATCCCGTTTATATTAC encodes:
- a CDS encoding LacI family DNA-binding transcriptional regulator, giving the protein MIVTIKDVAKEANVAPSTVSRVISNSPRISEKTKKRVREVMEQLGYHPNFQARSLAAKSTQAIGVIMPNSAFHAFQNPFFPEVLRGISTNAHTNKYGIYLSTGSTEDEIFEEVTSMVQGRRVDGIVLLYSRVNDKTMKFLQEADFPFTVVGRPDENEERVTYVDNDNIFITKQITNYLIKLGHKNIAFVGGSLDFVVTIDRLNGFKLALSEAGIPFNDEYLVNEELIKENGKKAITALMNLQSPPTGLVTQDDLIAYEIISHLEDMKIRVPDDVSIVSFNNLLLSEHSKPSITSVDIAIYQLGFEAAKCLIEIIKNPDLLPRRITIPTKIIERKSCANNKNIPM
- a CDS encoding glycoside hydrolase family 13 protein, whose protein sequence is MKKVWWKEAVAYQVYPRSFMDSNGDGIGDLQGMISKLDYIKDLGIDVIWICPMYKSPNDDNGYDISDYQDIMGDFGTMADFDQLLEEVHNRGMKLIIDLVINHTSDEHPWFIESRSSKDDPKRDWYIWQDGKDGKEPNNWESIFSGSAWKYDEKTQQYYLHLFSTKQPDLNWRNKEVRNSLYEMINWWLDKGIDGFRVDAISHINKEEGLEDMPNEKGLKYVPSFDKHMNVSGIHKYLQELKEETFSKYDIMTVGEANGVKAEDKEDLDEWVGEEKGKFNMVFQFEHLSLWDAGKKKKLDIVELKNVLSKWQKGLENKGWNALFIENHDQPRRVSTWGNDTRYWFESATALGAMYFLMQGTPFIYQGQEIGMTNVKFNSIEDYNDVADKNMYRIKREEGVAHGDIMDVIWSSSRDNSRTPMQWSSEQNAGFTTGKPWLGVNENFKEINVENQLQDESSVLHFYKKMIQLKKKNEVFTYGNYNLILDDHPQIYAYTRTMDNDKVVVFSNLSEEIATWDDVLDFSVGSDDLLLANHAVLDHDLVSKFTLKPYETRVYRIKN
- a CDS encoding MBL fold metallo-hydrolase — translated: MKLSKEETVYQLTFLPGFFPVNCFVIEEQTELTLIDTGIPSSYKGILHVIEKLDKPLTNILLTHSHVDHVGALDELKSKFPHVPVSISTRESRLLKGDKTLDRNESQIPIKGGVPKSLKTTQADCLLEEGDRIGSLQVIATPGHTPGSISFFDTRNQAIIVGDAMQTRGGTAVSGQIVPLFPFPAFGTWDKELSIESVKKIEKLKPSLLAVGHGEMIKKPELLIQKAIQKAEKNVATATK
- a CDS encoding TetR/AcrR family transcriptional regulator; this encodes MAPRIGLNLQTILQTATQIANEEGVEAITLATLAKKLSVRPPSLYNHIDGLTGLRRKLAIHGMDDLYSKLTQAAIGRSKDEAVHAIADAYVAFVRDQPGLYEITISTSALEDTEIQLAGQRIVDLTIQVLNGYGLEENAALHAVRGLRSILHGFSSLEQKGGFGLPLDLDISLHLLIDSFLAGIDKMKKDS
- a CDS encoding YrdB family protein, whose translation is MLLLKASNLGFRFVLELCALAALGYWGFKAGHGILLKVILGLGTPLAAATLWGLFGSPAAPFKVGVPIRLLLEIVINGAAAFALYASGKASLAGTFIVVVIINKVLMIVWEQ
- a CDS encoding MATE family efflux transporter, translating into MNQQDFTNGKIVKQIWFFSLPIMLTNLLQVSYQFIDSLWVGNLLGANALGAIAVSSTVIFTILSFIIGINNATLTILSQQKGQGNESGLKSYINAFVVILTILSVLLGIIGYIFSEMIVELLGTPQSMIKEATAYLQINFIGILFLFGYNFIGTVLRALGDSKTPIRYVVIAVILNALLDPIYLFVFKLGIEGAAYATILSQGIAFLYGIFDTMKRTLIPFILPKLPKKDEVVTILKLGIPSGLQMTVISAGVMAIMSVVNSFGNDVVAGFGAAQRLDSVIMLPAMALGTAVNSMAGQNIGANKMDRVHQIAKYGVLINLFIMVFISILVVIFAEIAIRLFINEEAAVQFGMRYLQIIALFYPFLGINFILNGIVRAAGAMFQVLVLNVISFWILRYPLSFLCSVWLGENGVAVGMGLSFVISSVIAYGYYKFGKWDKIKVSKVL